A stretch of Falco rusticolus isolate bFalRus1 chromosome 2, bFalRus1.pri, whole genome shotgun sequence DNA encodes these proteins:
- the CBY2 gene encoding protein chibby homolog 2: protein MSAFDLANESMQGTEPEIEYITSGIKLRDETFVFVDGKWVNDMYCQPPFAYHRKLFSKKVQNEWSILEENKALWEENQALWMENRMLWEENKSLQRLQTQNKTVQVIYTDAIQQSLQKEKKLVPFFQKRNTGFQVSPGNKSLQAVQQKQRVLEDFQQDNRTVPIIWKDQKAITVHEESKDTSSDLQKDPDAITAVEEGNPGPALQQKHEAKIKSTTSTQNKVKSAPSMQGEYEIIRALQDFYEYLHIFLQANHLLGEKQGCHILYDVNRSFQEDYNKLKLQLNAVKNTVSDITAQMEMLEKELIAITSSMYEEAGQKLATVHQLGEM from the coding sequence ATGTCTGCTTTCGATCTGGCGAACGAAAGCATGCAGGGTACAGAGCCTGAGATAGAATACATCACCTCAGGGATAAAACTGAGGGATGAGACGTTTGTCTTTGTTGATGGTAAATGGGTGAATGACATGTACTGCCAACCACCATTTGCTTACCACCGGAAGCTCTTTAGCAAGAAGGTACAGAATGAGTGGAGCATCTTGGAGGAGAACAAAGCACTCTGGGAGGAAAACCAAGCCCTTTGGATGGAAAACAGAATgctctgggaagaaaacaagtctCTGCAACGTCTCCagacacagaacaaaactgTCCAGGTTATTTACACTGATGCCATTCAGCAAAGcctccagaaggaaaagaagcttgTCCCATTCTTCCAAAAGAGGAACACAGGCTTTCAGGTCAGCCCAGGCAACAAAAGTCTCCAGGCagttcagcaaaagcagagagtCTTAGAGGATTTCCAGCAGGATAACAGAACAGTCCCCATCATCTGGAAAGACCAAAAAGCCATCACAGTCCATGAAGAGAGCAAAGATACCAGCTCAGATCTTCAGAAGGACCCTGATGCCATCACAGCTGTGGAAGAAGGTAACCCTGgcccagccctccagcagaAACATGAAGCTAAAATCAAGAGCACCACCTCAACCCAGAACAAGGTCAAGTCTGCCCCAAGCATGCAGGGTGAGTACGAAATCATCCGGGCTCTCCAGGACTTCTATGAATACCTCCACATCTTCCTGCAAGCAAACCATCTCCTTGGGGAGAAACAAGGCTGTCACATTCTCTATGATGTGAACAGATCCTTCCAAGAAGATTACAATAAATTGAAGCTGCAGCTGAATGCTGTGAAAAACACTGTATCAGACATTACGGCTCAAATGGAAATGTTGGAAAAGGAGCTCATTGCCATCACTTCCTCAATGTATGAGGAAGCAGGACAGAAGCTGGCAACTGTGCATCAGCTTGGAGAGATGTGA